Proteins encoded together in one Penaeus vannamei isolate JL-2024 chromosome 11, ASM4276789v1, whole genome shotgun sequence window:
- the LOC113804923 gene encoding patatin-like phospholipase domain-containing protein 2: protein MEVEGKMYDIRHEDKSGGWPKILAKERERKRNNLDSMTGVTFCGCGFLGVYLVGAATYIQEHRPKLLSRKLGGSSVGSIVAASIACGVNLQHVRRILLEEAKVVRKTFMGALNPFYRLEEPLMESLLKILPEDAHRRASGRVFLSLTKASTLTNEVISQYSTRDELIRAILCCCFLPCLSGYTAPIFNGRRYIDGGMSNNMPLKGPTIVSINAFSGEFEICPRDETGDLRPLNRSLNQCLAMSNENLYRLKCGLLPPEPEELDQHYHYGYFHARDFFCPSGASKVRRPVKLRMEGSGEGEGEDQERKR, encoded by the exons GGAAAATGTATGACATCCGACATGAGGATAAATCGGGAGGATGGCCCAAAATCCtcgctaaagagagagagaggaagaggaacaacctAGACAG CATGACCGGCGTCACCTTCTGCGGGTGTGGGTTCCTCGGCGTGTACCTCGTGGGCGCCGCCACCTACATCCAGGAGCACCGCCCAAAGTTGCTCTCTCGGAAGCTCGGGGGTTCCTCCGTCGGGTCGATCGTGGCTGCGAGCATCGCCTGCGGGGTGAACTTGCAG CACGTCCGTCGCATCCTGCTGGAGGAGGCGAAGGTGGTGAGAAAGACCTTCATGGGCGCCCTCAACCCCTTCTACAGGCTGGAGGAACCGCTGATGGAGTCCCTGCTCAAGATCCTGCCGGAGGACGCTCACCGTAGGGCGTCGGGGAGGGTTTTCCTGTCGCTCACCAAAGCTTCGACCTTGACCAATGAG GTAATAAGCCAATATTCTACAAGAGATGAGTTGATTCGAGCCATCCTTTGCTGCTGTTTCCTGCCTTGCCTTTCTGGCTACACTGCTCCGATCTTCAACGGTCGCAG GTACATCGACGGAGGCATGAGCAACAACATGCCGCTCAAAGGCCCGACGATCGTGAGCATCAACGCCTTTTCCGGCGAGTTCGAGATCTGCCCGAGGGACGAGACCGGCGACCTCCGACCCCTGAACCGGTCCCTGAACCAGTGCCTCGCCATGAGCAACGAGAACCTGTACCGCCTCAAGTGCGGCCTCCTCCCTCCAGAACCGGAGGAACTGGACCAGCACTACCATTACGGTTATTTCCACGCGAGGGATTTCTTCTGTCCTTCTGGGGCGTCGAAGGTTCGGAGGCCCGTGAAGCTTCGGATGGAGGGAagtggcgagggcgagggagaggatcaagagaggaagagatag